The Candidatus Sulfotelmatobacter sp. DNA window GTGATGTCATAGTTACTATCTCCTTTGTTTTGTTAAGAGGACGTCGAACGTCTTCAGAGTGATCGGGTTATCTTTGGCTATCACTTTTGGAATGTGTCGCCGAACATGGGAAGGCCACTCACGGATTCGCCCTTAGTCGCCTCATCCTGCAAAACGTCCCAATGCTCTTTGAGCAGACCGTTTTCGAACCGAAAAATATCGGCTGCGATCCAGGCGGCGGGCCGCCCCATCCCCGTGAAACGACCATGCGCTATGACGTAATCGCCTTCTGCGAAGATGAGTTGGTTCTCGTAATGCAACGTCGCCGGCACTGAGCGGACGAGATTGAACAGTCCTTCGCGACCTGGCGCAATGTGTGCGCTGTGCTGAATGTAGTTCGATGACCAGAAGCGTTCCGCCGCAACGTAGTCACGCTTGTTAAACAGGGTCTCGAAGGCTTCGAGCACGATTGCCTTATTCCGATCTGGGGACGAGTTACTCATTGCCTCTCCGGTGAAATTGCTCCCGCTCTCATTGCACGCATATCGTTTCTCCCTTTTCCCATCTCGCTCCCAGCCTGCACGCTTTACCGCTGCCCGGAGACTATTGAGGTTGATCGAGACCACCAGCTGGTCGCGAATTGATTGTGCCTCCAGCCTCCATCGAACGAACAGTGTGGATTATTGATATAATCCACACATACAGGATTAGATTCATAATCCTGATTTGGTCGCAGATTATTTTCGAGGAGGGATACATGGGCTATTCCCAGGCCCAAAAGGAGAAAACTCATCAGCGCATCGTTGCCATTGCCTCAAAGCGTTTCCGCGAAAAGGGCCTCGCGGGGCTCGGAATTGCGGAATTGATGGAGGAAGCCGGCCTGACGGTGGGCGGCTTCTACAAGCACTTCGCCTCTCGTGACGAACTAGTGGCGGAGGCACTCGGCGATGCATTCGGTGTCTGGCAGC harbors:
- a CDS encoding nuclear transport factor 2 family protein, with the protein product MSNSSPDRNKAIVLEAFETLFNKRDYVAAERFWSSNYIQHSAHIAPGREGLFNLVRSVPATLHYENQLIFAEGDYVIAHGRFTGMGRPAAWIAADIFRFENGLLKEHWDVLQDEATKGESVSGLPMFGDTFQK